ACTGACCGAACGTTGAGCTAAGCCTAATACCCGTTCAATCATACTCAATTCTTGTGCATTAAATGCCGCGTTGTTTCCAGCATCAGCAATTAAATCCTTGGTATTACTATCCAGTTCTTCGTGTTCAACATCGCCTTTTAATAAACTTAATACTGCCTCAGCAGTGCGTTCCCTTAATGGCTTTTTACTTAGAAAACGTCGACGATTAAAGCTTGCCATTTGATTAAAAAATTCAATAAGAATAGAAAACCCAATTGCTGCATACAGATATTCTTTTGGAATAGAGAAACCAAAACCTTCCGCAATCAAGCTAAATCCTATCATTAATAAAAAACTAAGGCATAGTATGACTATTGTTGGATGCACGTTAACAAAATTAGCAAGGGGTTTACTGGCGATCATCATGATAACCATTGCAATACAAACGGCGACTATCATTACAGGGACATGTTCAACCATACCAACAGCAGTTATTACCGAATCTAGCGAAAAGACGGCATCAAGTACCACTATTTGTGCTACGACAGTCCAAAAGTGAGAGGTTTTTTTCTGTTTTGATGAACCGTGAGATTTGCCTTCTAACCGCTCATTTAATTCCATTGTCGCTTTAAACAGCAAGAAAGCACCACCAATTAGCATAATTAACTGTCGGGCATTAAAGCTAACTCCTAAAGCTGAAAATAGTGGCGCTTTTAATGTCACTAACCAACCCGTAAACATTAATAAAATGATGCGCATAATGAGCGCTAAGGATAGACCTGTTATTCGGGCATGGTCACGTCGTTCAGGGGGCAGTTTTTCAGCTAGAATTGCAATAAATACAATATTATCAATACCAAGAACGATTTCGAGCACAATCAGTGTTGATAGTCCAATCCAAATCGTAGGATCCATGATCCATTCCATATGTCGGGTGGTTACCTTTTTATTATACAGCACATGCTGAACCGCCAATTTTGGACGTAATTATTTATTAAATCAATGATAATTTTATAAAAAATGTAATTATAATAAATATTTTTCCTCTACAAAAAAATAATTTATTTTATTTTTAATAAAATCAAATAATTAAAAAATAAAAAGTAAGTAAACAAAGATAGGTATCACTTATTTTTTTTAGTACAATTAGATAGTTCATTTTTACCTATAAAAGGAAACGCAAATGTTAACTGTGAATGACTATTTTACTGGCAAAGTAAAATCAATTGGTTTTACTAATGCAAACAGCGGTGAATCAAGTATTGGTGTAATGATGCCCGGTGAATATACCTTTAGTACGAATAACCCAGAAGAGATAACAATTATTTCTGGTTCATTAAATGTTTTATTACCTTCAGCAAAAGATTGGCAAATTTTGCAAGCAGGGCAGGTGTTTCATATTCAAGGTAAAAGTGAGTTCCATATACAAGTTGCTGAGCCGACAGCTTACCTTTGTCGTTATTTGTGATCCAACGCTATTTTCTTTGCTTTGCATTATATTAAGAATCATTCCTATAGAATGGCACTTCGTACAAAGAAGATGTCATTTTTTTGCTTCTCATTACGATTCAATCTCAATTTGCTTTGATTCACTAGTTTTATTTCGATTGCATTTTTATACTGCAATCAAAATAAATATAAAGTAATCGGCTCATCATTTATTACCATCGCTAATTGGTATTACATCTATTTTTATCAAATCGAAATGCAAAGAAAAGATATTCACTTAATATGAATGTCAAAATGCGCGGGTATCTGTACGCCAGGTATCTGCGGTAAGTGCTTCGCCAAAATAGCTTTGCACGAGGCGTTGCGTGATATCACTTAAAGGTGATGCAAGTACTTCAGCAGTATTGCCGCTCTCCACCAGTTCACCATTGTGCATCACTAAAATTTGATCACTAATATGCTTCATCATACCAATGTCTTGTGTTACGTAAACGTAAGATAGGTTTTGCTCTTCTTGTAGTGCGAGCATCAAATTAATAATTTGCGAACGCATTGAGATATCTAAAGCAGTTAATGCTTCATCAAAAATAATAACTTTTGGCTTTAAAATCAGTGCTCTAGCGAGTGCTACTCGTTGTTTTTGTCCAGCAGCCATTACTGAAGGATAGTAGTTTGCATGTTCGGCAGATAATCCAACTTGTTTTAATACCGCGTAGATCAGTTGCTCTCTTGCCGCGGCAGTTAAGGTCGTATTTTGTTTTAATGGGATTTCAAGTATCTTGCCTATTTTTAGCCGAGGGTCAAATGAACTGTCCACATTTTGAAAAATCATACGAATTAATTTGCATCGGGTTTGATAGTCGCCATATTCAAGTTTTTTATCCTCGATCCAAATATCGCCATCATCAGGATTAATCATCCCAACTAATAGTTTAGCTAAAGTTGACTTACCTGAGCCATT
The genomic region above belongs to Orbaceae bacterium lpD02 and contains:
- a CDS encoding TerC family protein — protein: MDPTIWIGLSTLIVLEIVLGIDNIVFIAILAEKLPPERRDHARITGLSLALIMRIILLMFTGWLVTLKAPLFSALGVSFNARQLIMLIGGAFLLFKATMELNERLEGKSHGSSKQKKTSHFWTVVAQIVVLDAVFSLDSVITAVGMVEHVPVMIVAVCIAMVIMMIASKPLANFVNVHPTIVILCLSFLLMIGFSLIAEGFGFSIPKEYLYAAIGFSILIEFFNQMASFNRRRFLSKKPLRERTAEAVLSLLKGDVEHEELDSNTKDLIADAGNNAAFNAQELSMIERVLGLAQRSVSSIMTSRHNIKMININDDREEILKEITENQHTRLIVTDNASIDEPLGIIQVNDLLKEVLHNHHDISIAKLIKQPLIFPETISLLVALEQFKNAKTHFAFVVDEFGAMQGIVSVTDITETIAGEFPTENGGIDVRHDIQCCGERCWIANGYTPLEELVRFVPLKLDDKREYHTLAGLLMEQSQHIPEVAEIIQFDDYLFEILEVESHRIIKVKITHTDYAEYQI
- the ppnP gene encoding pyrimidine/purine nucleoside phosphorylase, with the translated sequence MLTVNDYFTGKVKSIGFTNANSGESSIGVMMPGEYTFSTNNPEEITIISGSLNVLLPSAKDWQILQAGQVFHIQGKSEFHIQVAEPTAYLCRYL
- a CDS encoding ATP-binding cassette domain-containing protein produces the protein MNQVLKVRNLSKRFAIPRGLFGHLYIDAVKPLSFTLNEGKTLAIIGQNGSGKSTLAKLLVGMINPDDGDIWIEDKKLEYGDYQTRCKLIRMIFQNVDSSFDPRLKIGKILEIPLKQNTTLTAAAREQLIYAVLKQVGLSAEHANYYPSVMAAGQKQRVALARALILKPKVIIFDEALTALDISMRSQIINLMLALQEEQNLSYVYVTQDIGMMKHISDQILVMHNGELVESGNTAEVLASPLSDITQRLVQSYFGEALTADTWRTDTRAF